The following are encoded in a window of Drosophila simulans strain w501 chromosome 3L, Prin_Dsim_3.1, whole genome shotgun sequence genomic DNA:
- the LOC6738153 gene encoding protein midgut expression 1 isoform X1, whose amino-acid sequence MCNALCECLKCPGKVVCCCCSCACKMLLSIVFSALLMVVVIGLIVYFTVFYHKDKNTDEVQKQVAQLTPIVKRSIRDYFNKEY is encoded by the exons ATGTGCAACGCTCTCTGTGAATGCCTCAAATGTCCCGGCAAAGTGGTTTGCTG CTGCTGTTCCTGCGCCTGCAAGATGCTGCTGAGCATCGTGTTTTCTGCGCTCCTGATGGTCGTGGTGATCGGCTTGATTGTCTACTTCACGGTCTTCTATCACAAGGATAAGAACACGGATGAAGTGCAGAAGCAGGTCGCCCAACTGACGCCCATTGTGAAGCGCAGCATACGCGACTACTTCAACAAGGAGTACTGA
- the LOC6738153 gene encoding protein midgut expression 1 isoform X2: MCNAICECLKCPGKVICCCCSCACKMLLSIVFSALLMVVVIGLIVYFTVFYHKDKNTDEVQKQVAQLTPIVKRSIRDYFNKEY; this comes from the exons ATGTGCAACGCCATTTGTGAATGCCTTAAATGTCCTGGCAAAGTTATTTGCTG CTGCTGTTCCTGCGCCTGCAAGATGCTGCTGAGCATCGTGTTTTCTGCGCTCCTGATGGTCGTGGTGATCGGCTTGATTGTCTACTTCACGGTCTTCTATCACAAGGATAAGAACACGGATGAAGTGCAGAAGCAGGTCGCCCAACTGACGCCCATTGTGAAGCGCAGCATACGCGACTACTTCAACAAGGAGTACTGA